The DNA window TTCGCCGACACGGCGACGGGTTCGAGCCCGTTCGCCGGCCCGCCGCACGCGGTGCGCGCGGCGTTGGCGCACAGCGCCAGCATGGCCCCGCCGTGCACCTTCGGACCGATCGTCCAGCGCTTGTCGAGCTCGCCTTCGAAAACGCCGGGGTCGACCTCCCGCAACGTCATCGCGGTGGTGAATAACGCGGTCATGATCTCCTGGGGGTCAGCGCAACAGGTGGGTGCGGGCGAACTGCAACGATTCGGCGAGCAGGCTCTCGCGCTCGCCGGCCGAGCGCGCCGACGACGTGGAGACCTCCAGCACCACGTGTCCGGCGAAATGGCCGGCGGCCAGCATCTGGCAGACCTCGGCGGTGGGCTGGGCTCCGCGCCCGGGAACCAGATGCTCGTCGGCGGGCAGCCCGTTGCCGTCACACAGGTGCAGGTGGACCAGCCCCGCGCCCATCCGCTCCGCCATGTCCAGCGCGTCGGTGCCCGCGGTGGCGGTGTGGGACAGGTCGAGCGTGTAGTGGGCGTGGTTGCCGTCCAGCGGGTCGTAGGAGGGTGCGAACGCCGAGATCGCGGGTCCCGGCCCGCCGCCGCGCCTGCGCATCCGCTCGAGGGACTGACCGGCCCCGAAGAAGCGGTCCGCCCGGAACGGGAACATGTTCTCGACGGCGACCAACACGTCGCTCGACGCCTCCAGCGCCGCGACCTGCTCGCTGAATCCCTCGGCGTAGCGCCGCTGCCAGCGGAACGGCGGATGCACGACGACGGTCTGGGCGCCGAGTTGCTCGGCGGCCCGCACGCTGCGCTCCAGCTTGGGGATCGGGTTGGCGCCCCACACCCGCTGAGAGATCAGCAGGCAGGGCGCGTGCACGGACAGCACCGGCACGCGGTAGCGCCGAGAGAGCTTGCCGACGGCGTCGATGTCCTGGCTGACCGACTCGCTCCACACCATCAGCTCGACCCCGTCGTAGCCGAGCCGGGCCGCGTACTCGAATGCGGCCTCGGCGCGCAAGGGGTACACCGATGCCGTCGACAGGCCGACTTTGATTGCTGGGCGCACTGTCTGTGGTTCCGA is part of the Mycobacterium sp. HUMS_12744610 genome and encodes:
- a CDS encoding sugar phosphate isomerase/epimerase family protein, which translates into the protein MRPAIKVGLSTASVYPLRAEAAFEYAARLGYDGVELMVWSESVSQDIDAVGKLSRRYRVPVLSVHAPCLLISQRVWGANPIPKLERSVRAAEQLGAQTVVVHPPFRWQRRYAEGFSEQVAALEASSDVLVAVENMFPFRADRFFGAGQSLERMRRRGGGPGPAISAFAPSYDPLDGNHAHYTLDLSHTATAGTDALDMAERMGAGLVHLHLCDGNGLPADEHLVPGRGAQPTAEVCQMLAAGHFAGHVVLEVSTSSARSAGERESLLAESLQFARTHLLR